The following proteins come from a genomic window of Paenibacillus spongiae:
- the pduL gene encoding phosphate propanoyltransferase: MAFITESQLRALLPQGLPNPFRLSGGDRLTPAARDFLRDRGIPVTEAPVVSSSGEARRHKPEADIPVGVSNRHIHLSEEHVRLLFGQGHTLMPMKALSQRGQFAAHETVSLAGPKGMIKNVRVLGPSRGETQVEITRTDGFLLGIQPPLRLSGDHADTPGIALYGPKGLVVIESGVIVAKAHIHMSPADAARYGVTHGDRVSVQTHGQRPLTFGEVAIRVHADFSLDFHIDTDEANAAFLQQGDYVSISAGGSDAAWAKG, from the coding sequence ATGGCCTTTATTACCGAATCCCAACTGCGGGCTTTACTTCCGCAAGGATTGCCCAATCCGTTTCGGCTGAGCGGCGGCGACCGCTTGACGCCTGCGGCGCGGGACTTTCTGCGCGATCGGGGCATTCCCGTTACGGAAGCTCCGGTCGTATCTTCATCCGGCGAGGCGAGAAGGCATAAGCCCGAAGCGGATATTCCGGTGGGCGTGTCCAATCGGCATATCCACTTATCCGAGGAGCACGTCCGCCTGTTGTTTGGACAGGGGCATACGCTTATGCCCATGAAGGCCTTATCGCAGCGCGGCCAATTTGCCGCCCACGAGACGGTATCGCTGGCCGGACCCAAAGGCATGATCAAGAACGTCCGGGTCTTGGGGCCCTCGCGCGGCGAAACGCAAGTGGAAATTACACGCACCGACGGCTTTCTGCTCGGCATTCAACCGCCGCTCCGGTTATCGGGCGATCATGCGGATACGCCGGGTATCGCCCTCTACGGCCCGAAGGGGCTGGTCGTGATCGAGAGCGGTGTCATTGTGGCGAAGGCGCACATACATATGTCGCCGGCGGATGCCGCCAGATACGGCGTTACGCATGGCGACCGGGTATCGGTGCAGACGCATGGTCAGCGGCCGCTCACATTCGGAGAAGTCGCCATAAGAGTTCATGCCGACTTCTCGCTTGATTTCCATATCGATACCGACGAGGCCAACGCGGCATTCCTGCAGCAGGGCGATTACGTATCCATCAGTGCCGGCGGTTCGGACGCTGCTTGGGCAAAGGGGTGA
- the eutL gene encoding ethanolamine utilization microcompartment protein EutL translates to MDREVRARPLAVQVIPRVDDQLAAELKLGESVRSLGILTSTIDDVGYTALDEATKMADVRVVYAKSFYAGSAHASGPLSGEFIGMLGGPDPDAVRSGLQAAVHVIENTACFYSLSEDGSHAYYAHVISRTGSFLSELAGIEAGEPLAYLIAPPAEAIVGLDLAMKAANVRLCQFYGPPTETNFAGGLLTGSQADCQAAAEAFSFGVKSVASRPREL, encoded by the coding sequence ATGGATCGTGAAGTGCGCGCCAGGCCGTTGGCCGTTCAAGTTATTCCCCGCGTCGATGATCAGCTGGCGGCCGAGCTGAAGCTTGGGGAGTCTGTCCGGAGCTTGGGAATCCTGACCTCGACCATTGACGACGTCGGGTATACCGCATTGGATGAAGCGACCAAGATGGCCGATGTCCGCGTCGTCTACGCGAAGTCGTTCTATGCCGGGTCTGCCCATGCTTCAGGACCGCTCTCCGGCGAGTTCATCGGCATGCTCGGCGGGCCGGACCCGGATGCCGTGCGAAGCGGGCTCCAAGCGGCTGTTCATGTGATCGAGAACACCGCTTGCTTCTATTCGTTGAGCGAAGACGGCAGCCATGCCTATTACGCTCATGTCATTTCCCGCACCGGATCTTTCCTATCGGAGCTGGCGGGAATCGAAGCGGGAGAGCCGCTCGCTTATCTCATTGCGCCGCCGGCGGAGGCGATCGTAGGCCTGGACTTGGCCATGAAGGCAGCCAATGTCAGGCTGTGCCAATTCTATGGCCCGCCGACGGAGACCAATTTCGCCGGCGGGCTGCTAACCGGCAGCCAGGCCGATTGCCAGGCTGCCGCGGAAGCGTTCTCATTCGGCGTGAAGAGCGTGGCGTCCCGGCCCCGGGAACTATGA
- a CDS encoding acetaldehyde dehydrogenase (acetylating): MITLQALDKDLSSVQEARNLLRQAKEAQAVLETLSQSRIDEIVRAMAEAAELDSERLGRMAVEETGFGNPADKATKNRFASRQVFEAIKDLKTVGIVRKDEPNRVWEIAQPFGVICGIVPSTNPTSTAIFKSLIAIKSRNAIVFSPHPSALGCTRAAVETVRKAVERAGGPKDAVLCLSEPSLEATQELMKSKLSDLILATGGTAMVRAAYSSGKPAYGVGPGNVPVYIHPSADIPKAVRRIIDSKTFDYGTICASEQAIVADASIKPRLLEELRQAGGYVLDDEQKAKVGRVILAGGRLNANIVGRSPRTIAEMAGISIPEHARLLIAEETEIGKDVPFSIEKLCPVIALYTCDNWRDGCQISKKLLENGGLGHTLGIHCEEMDVIEAFGLEKPASRIVVNAGTTFGAIGAVTGIPPSMTLGCGSYGHNITSDNVGPMHLINIKRVAFGLREMALEQPEQTLQDRIGQALPADITREEIMQIIQNVLKEMQVS, from the coding sequence GTGATTACGCTGCAAGCACTGGATAAAGATTTGTCGTCCGTTCAAGAAGCGCGCAATCTGCTGCGGCAGGCCAAAGAAGCCCAGGCGGTGCTGGAGACGCTCTCCCAGAGCCGGATCGATGAGATCGTCCGGGCTATGGCCGAAGCGGCCGAGCTGGACTCGGAACGGTTGGGCCGCATGGCGGTGGAGGAGACCGGCTTCGGGAATCCGGCGGACAAGGCGACGAAGAACCGTTTTGCGAGCCGGCAGGTATTTGAGGCAATTAAAGACTTGAAGACGGTCGGAATTGTGCGCAAGGACGAGCCGAACCGGGTATGGGAAATCGCGCAGCCGTTCGGCGTCATCTGCGGCATTGTGCCGTCGACGAATCCGACCTCGACCGCGATATTCAAATCGCTTATCGCCATCAAATCGCGGAACGCCATCGTATTCAGCCCGCACCCATCCGCCCTGGGCTGCACGCGGGCGGCCGTGGAGACGGTCCGCAAGGCTGTGGAGCGGGCGGGCGGCCCGAAGGATGCCGTGCTCTGCTTGTCGGAGCCCAGCTTGGAGGCGACGCAGGAGCTGATGAAATCGAAGCTGTCCGACCTTATTCTCGCGACTGGCGGTACGGCGATGGTGAGGGCGGCTTACAGCTCCGGCAAGCCGGCTTACGGAGTGGGGCCGGGGAATGTGCCCGTCTATATTCACCCGAGCGCCGATATTCCGAAGGCGGTGCGCCGCATTATCGATAGCAAGACGTTCGATTACGGCACCATATGCGCCTCGGAGCAAGCGATCGTGGCGGATGCCTCGATCAAACCGCGGCTGCTTGAGGAGCTGCGGCAGGCGGGCGGTTACGTGCTGGATGACGAGCAGAAGGCCAAGGTAGGCCGCGTCATCCTGGCCGGCGGCAGGCTGAACGCGAACATCGTCGGCAGATCGCCGCGAACGATTGCCGAGATGGCCGGGATCAGTATTCCCGAGCATGCCCGGCTGCTTATCGCAGAAGAGACGGAGATCGGCAAGGACGTCCCCTTTTCCATCGAGAAGCTGTGTCCCGTAATCGCCTTGTACACCTGCGACAACTGGCGGGACGGCTGTCAGATCAGCAAGAAGCTGTTGGAGAACGGCGGCTTGGGACATACGCTTGGCATCCATTGCGAGGAGATGGACGTCATCGAGGCCTTCGGGCTGGAGAAGCCGGCCTCCCGGATCGTCGTTAATGCAGGTACGACCTTCGGCGCCATCGGCGCCGTCACGGGCATTCCGCCTTCGATGACGCTTGGCTGCGGATCGTATGGGCATAACATTACGTCGGATAATGTGGGGCCGATGCATCTCATCAATATCAAGAGAGTCGCGTTCGGGCTTCGGGAGATGGCGCTGGAGCAGCCGGAACAGACGCTTCAGGATCGGATCGGGCAGGCCTTGCCCGCAGACATTACCCGGGAAGAAATCATGCAGATTATTCAGAACGTGCTGAAGGAAATGCAGGTATCCTGA
- a CDS encoding DeoR/GlpR family DNA-binding transcription regulator, with protein sequence MSLSFEKRKKKILEYLNKEGRVEVLVLADEFNVSTETIRRDLERLDSEGKLKKVYGGAVKVRADSLELPFDEKTQLHAKEKAAIGKYAASMVKNGDTIMLGNGTTTMEIIRNLREHKDVTIVTHSTPTMLLAIEIFNGKIIFVGGEVNPRQKSTEGPLAELILNQLRVNKTFLSPGGISLVDGLTDYELSEANISRKMMDRADEVIIIADSSKFGRTTFANVCSLDDVYTVITDRNCTEEWQQYMTDRDITVWIANEEESAD encoded by the coding sequence GTGTCACTATCTTTTGAGAAACGTAAGAAGAAAATATTAGAGTACTTAAATAAGGAAGGGAGAGTCGAGGTTCTCGTCCTGGCGGATGAATTTAACGTATCGACCGAGACAATCCGCCGGGATCTGGAGCGGCTCGACAGCGAAGGGAAGCTGAAGAAGGTGTACGGCGGGGCGGTCAAGGTCCGGGCGGACTCGCTGGAGCTTCCCTTCGACGAGAAGACGCAGCTCCATGCCAAGGAGAAGGCGGCCATCGGGAAGTATGCCGCGTCCATGGTGAAGAACGGAGACACCATCATGCTCGGGAACGGCACGACGACGATGGAGATCATTCGGAACCTGAGGGAGCACAAGGATGTCACGATCGTCACCCATTCCACGCCAACGATGCTGCTGGCCATCGAGATTTTCAACGGGAAAATCATCTTCGTCGGCGGGGAAGTGAATCCCCGTCAGAAGTCGACCGAGGGGCCGCTTGCCGAGCTGATCTTGAATCAGCTCAGGGTCAATAAGACATTTCTATCTCCAGGGGGCATATCATTGGTAGACGGACTCACCGACTACGAGCTATCGGAAGCCAATATTTCCCGCAAAATGATGGATCGTGCGGACGAGGTCATCATTATCGCCGATTCCTCCAAATTCGGCAGAACCACCTTCGCCAACGTATGCTCCCTTGACGACGTTTATACGGTCATCACCGACCGCAATTGCACGGAGGAATGGCAGCAATACATGACGGACCGGGATATTACGGTATGGATTGCGAATGAAGAGGAATCTGCCGATTGA
- a CDS encoding sigma-70 family RNA polymerase sigma factor: protein MVRRAQQGDETAYIALFQQFEADIYRTAYVYVKSQEDALDVVQETAYRSYKSIATVAQPQYFKTWLIKIAISCAIDLLRRRKKVVRLKQEHYEAIAHGEHEDIPLSLSLKSLIDALDEEEKNVIMLRFYYDYTIRETAEMLDIPLGTAKTLLYRALKKLRIRAEEEDVNGQ, encoded by the coding sequence TTGGTCCGCAGAGCCCAGCAGGGCGACGAGACAGCGTATATCGCGCTATTCCAGCAGTTTGAAGCAGATATCTACCGCACCGCTTACGTCTATGTGAAAAGCCAGGAGGATGCGCTCGATGTCGTTCAAGAAACCGCCTACCGGTCGTATAAATCCATAGCGACAGTAGCGCAGCCGCAATACTTCAAGACATGGCTGATCAAAATAGCGATCAGCTGCGCCATCGACTTGCTGCGGCGGCGCAAGAAGGTCGTACGGTTAAAGCAGGAGCATTATGAAGCGATCGCCCATGGCGAGCATGAAGATATTCCGCTATCCCTTTCGCTGAAGAGCTTAATCGATGCATTGGACGAGGAAGAGAAGAATGTCATCATGCTCCGGTTTTATTACGACTACACGATCAGGGAAACCGCTGAGATGCTGGACATCCCGTTAGGGACGGCCAAGACGCTGCTTTACCGGGCACTGAAGAAGCTGCGGATCCGAGCGGAGGAGGAAGACGTGAATGGACAATAG
- a CDS encoding BMC domain-containing protein, whose product MEKQRVIQEYVPGKQVTLSHIIANPDPVIYDKLGIDQAGAIGILTLTPTETAIIAADIATKAAVVEIGYLDRFTGSLVLSGEVSAVEMAVATVNDFLSSKLFFTPAPITRS is encoded by the coding sequence ATGGAGAAGCAGCGCGTGATCCAGGAATACGTTCCCGGGAAGCAGGTTACCTTGTCGCATATCATCGCGAATCCCGATCCCGTGATCTACGACAAATTGGGCATCGATCAGGCCGGAGCCATCGGGATTCTTACGCTAACGCCGACCGAAACGGCGATTATCGCGGCGGATATCGCCACCAAGGCGGCCGTTGTGGAAATCGGCTATTTGGACCGGTTCACCGGATCGTTAGTATTAAGCGGAGAGGTGTCGGCCGTCGAGATGGCGGTCGCTACGGTTAACGACTTTCTGAGCAGCAAGCTGTTCTTCACGCCGGCTCCGATTACCCGCTCATGA
- a CDS encoding EutN/CcmL family microcompartment protein, with protein sequence MLLGKVIGSVWATQKEAGMENLKLMIVQPLDAGDQEAGQPVVAADRIGAGIGEKVIVSRGNPARMLFPERVVPIDAIIVGIVDSMEIAGQGGE encoded by the coding sequence ATGCTGCTAGGCAAAGTCATCGGAAGCGTATGGGCGACCCAGAAGGAAGCCGGGATGGAGAACCTGAAGCTGATGATCGTTCAGCCGTTGGATGCCGGCGATCAGGAGGCCGGGCAGCCGGTTGTCGCCGCCGACCGGATCGGAGCGGGCATCGGGGAGAAGGTCATTGTCTCACGGGGGAATCCGGCGCGCATGCTGTTCCCGGAGAGGGTCGTTCCGATCGACGCCATTATCGTCGGCATAGTCGATTCGATGGAAATCGCGGGCCAAGGAGGGGAATAG
- a CDS encoding BMC domain-containing protein → MKREALGMIETYGLAAMIAAADGAAKTADVQIYTYEKADAGIMTVYIAGDVAAVSEAVEAGASIARSMGKLLHRSVIPGPAADVLPLIKPRQQSAAGQAKKPRRSTAGRSLLSRKE, encoded by the coding sequence ATGAAGCGTGAAGCCCTTGGCATGATTGAAACCTACGGATTAGCCGCAATGATCGCCGCGGCTGACGGCGCCGCCAAGACGGCCGATGTACAGATTTATACGTATGAGAAGGCGGATGCGGGCATCATGACGGTCTATATCGCCGGAGATGTCGCTGCAGTCAGCGAAGCTGTGGAGGCGGGAGCATCGATCGCCAGATCCATGGGAAAGCTGCTGCATCGCAGCGTCATACCAGGACCGGCTGCCGATGTGCTCCCGCTTATTAAGCCCAGACAGCAGTCTGCTGCCGGCCAGGCCAAGAAGCCCCGCCGGTCAACCGCTGGAAGATCGTTGCTGTCGAGAAAGGAGTGA
- a CDS encoding methionine ABC transporter ATP-binding protein → MIQLEQISKRYYQGKREVDAVKNVSLDVQKGEIFGIIGYSGAGKSTLIRCVNFLEEPTSGSVRIDGTELGSLNRAELRAVRRKIGMIFQNFNLLSSTNVFHNVAAPLQLVKTPKEETARKVRELLELVGLSDKEESFPHQLSGGQKQRVAIARALASDPEILLCDEATSALDPQTTESILDLLLEINRKYKITIMLITHEMHVIKKICDRVAVMENGEVVEQGTVMDIISAPQQPITKNFIKSIFDVTMPSALLQKLQSEKKPGKILRISFVGENAADPILADLATKYALRPTILYGNITQIKETIFGCLIIGVTGEASAIEAGMDDLAQQQLRIEVIEHAE, encoded by the coding sequence GTGATACAGTTAGAACAAATATCGAAGCGGTACTATCAAGGGAAACGGGAGGTTGATGCCGTTAAGAATGTTTCGCTCGACGTACAGAAGGGCGAGATTTTCGGTATCATCGGCTACAGCGGAGCGGGCAAGAGCACCTTGATTCGCTGCGTCAACTTCCTTGAAGAACCGACATCCGGTTCGGTCCGGATCGACGGCACCGAGCTGGGAAGCTTGAACCGTGCGGAGCTGCGCGCCGTACGGAGAAAGATCGGCATGATCTTTCAAAACTTCAATCTGCTGTCTTCCACGAATGTCTTCCATAATGTTGCGGCCCCGCTGCAGCTGGTCAAGACGCCGAAGGAGGAGACGGCGAGGAAGGTGCGGGAGCTGCTCGAGCTGGTCGGACTGAGCGATAAGGAAGAATCATTCCCTCATCAGCTGTCGGGCGGGCAGAAGCAGCGCGTCGCCATCGCCAGAGCGCTGGCAAGCGATCCGGAAATTCTGTTATGCGACGAGGCCACTTCGGCATTGGATCCGCAAACGACGGAATCCATTCTGGACCTGCTTCTGGAGATTAACCGCAAATATAAAATTACGATCATGCTCATTACGCATGAGATGCACGTCATCAAGAAGATCTGCGACCGCGTGGCGGTGATGGAGAACGGGGAAGTCGTGGAGCAAGGCACGGTCATGGACATTATTTCCGCTCCCCAGCAGCCGATCACGAAAAATTTCATTAAAAGCATCTTTGACGTCACGATGCCAAGCGCGCTGCTTCAGAAGCTGCAAAGCGAGAAGAAGCCCGGGAAAATTCTGCGCATCTCCTTCGTCGGCGAGAACGCGGCGGATCCGATATTGGCCGATCTGGCGACGAAATATGCGCTGCGGCCGACCATTCTGTACGGCAATATTACGCAAATCAAGGAAACGATCTTCGGCTGTCTCATTATCGGCGTAACCGGCGAAGCGTCGGCCATTGAAGCGGGAATGGACGATTTGGCTCAGCAGCAGCTGCGAATAGAGGTTATTGAACATGCTGAATAA
- a CDS encoding methionine ABC transporter permease, which produces MLNKFIDSFSEYGDLYLDAIRDTGAMVGISLVISAVIGMLLGIVLVVTRPNNLYANAVIYQILNVVINILRSLPFIVLMVAIIPITKWIVGGTIGVKGAIVPLVFYTAPYIARLMESALLEVDKGVIEAYQAMGATRNQIIFRVLLKESRPGLVLGITIATIGLIGASAMAGVVGAGGLGDVAIRYGYQRWEPAVMVTCIVFLVIIVQGVQSLGTYLAKRLRKR; this is translated from the coding sequence ATGCTGAATAAGTTTATCGACAGCTTCTCGGAATATGGCGATTTGTACCTGGATGCGATTCGGGATACCGGCGCCATGGTCGGCATCTCCCTGGTCATCTCGGCGGTTATCGGCATGCTGCTGGGGATTGTTCTGGTCGTCACCAGACCCAACAATCTGTATGCCAATGCGGTCATCTATCAAATTCTTAACGTGGTCATTAATATTCTGCGTTCCCTGCCGTTCATCGTGCTTATGGTGGCGATCATACCGATTACGAAATGGATCGTCGGGGGGACGATCGGCGTTAAAGGCGCGATCGTGCCGCTGGTCTTCTATACGGCGCCGTATATTGCAAGGTTGATGGAATCCGCCCTTCTGGAAGTGGACAAGGGCGTTATCGAAGCCTATCAGGCGATGGGAGCGACCCGGAACCAGATCATATTCCGCGTGCTGCTCAAAGAGTCGCGGCCGGGTCTGGTGCTCGGCATCACGATTGCGACGATCGGCTTGATCGGCGCATCGGCCATGGCCGGCGTTGTCGGCGCGGGCGGACTGGGGGATGTTGCGATACGTTATGGCTACCAGCGCTGGGAGCCGGCCGTTATGGTAACCTGTATCGTATTCCTCGTGATCATCGTTCAGGGGGTCCAATCGCTCGGAACGTACCTCGCGAAACGTTTGCGTAAACGCTAA
- a CDS encoding MarR family winged helix-turn-helix transcriptional regulator — protein MNRKELLLSYAGKSMQHRRKWLTEWNRQNKMDLSYAQYEVLTWIGEKGPLQAKDLVNQFSVTSGGITAICDKLLARGLIHRVRDDQQDRRAIQLEITDEGREMVETAKGVWDSVMENTFSVLTNAEIAMLDQIYSKLIESKL, from the coding sequence TTGAATCGGAAAGAGCTATTGCTGTCCTATGCGGGCAAGTCCATGCAGCATCGGAGAAAGTGGCTGACGGAATGGAACCGGCAGAACAAGATGGATCTGTCTTATGCGCAGTACGAAGTGCTTACGTGGATCGGTGAGAAGGGGCCGCTGCAAGCGAAGGATTTGGTCAATCAATTCTCGGTGACATCGGGTGGCATTACGGCCATCTGCGATAAATTGCTGGCACGAGGGCTTATTCACCGCGTCCGTGACGATCAACAGGACCGCCGGGCGATTCAGTTGGAAATAACGGATGAAGGAAGAGAAATGGTGGAAACCGCCAAGGGTGTATGGGACAGCGTAATGGAGAATACTTTCTCCGTTCTGACGAATGCGGAAATCGCCATGCTGGACCAGATATACAGCAAGCTCATCGAATCCAAGTTATAA
- the solA gene encoding N-methyl-L-tryptophan oxidase, with amino-acid sequence MMDAEVAVIGIGTIGSMTMWQLARRGVKVIGFEQFGTGHDRSAAGGESRIFRTAYLEGSEYVPMLHEARKQWRELEKETGYSLLHLNGGLMIGPAEGDTIRSVMKSIETHGLEHEYLEYDEAQKRYPQHKLFPGEVMVLDKQAGFIRPEFAVVSAVQRSEALGAVIHRYTQVESIEPDGDGVRIVANGKTYKVGQVVITTGPYTKKLLPEQASPLVTRRLVMSFFATTKPEMYTPDKFPIFIRRSKHFDISGKPTLEGTMVKVMLNQGYDEVDDPHNLNRHIAIDDLNQINEAVRELLPDLIADPIRLNAYMDAYSPDEHAIIGRLPDMPRAIALYGFSGHGFKLAPAMGRIAADLVVDGGTPFSIEQFSPERIRSGR; translated from the coding sequence GGTCAAGGTCATTGGGTTCGAGCAGTTCGGAACCGGCCATGACCGCAGTGCTGCGGGCGGGGAATCGCGCATATTCCGCACCGCTTATCTGGAAGGCAGCGAATATGTGCCGATGCTCCATGAAGCGCGCAAGCAATGGCGTGAGCTGGAGAAGGAAACCGGTTATTCGCTGCTGCATTTGAATGGCGGATTGATGATCGGCCCGGCGGAGGGCGATACGATCCGGAGTGTCATGAAGAGCATCGAAACGCACGGCCTGGAGCACGAATACCTGGAATATGACGAAGCGCAGAAGCGCTATCCGCAGCACAAGCTGTTCCCGGGCGAAGTGATGGTGCTCGATAAGCAAGCCGGCTTCATCCGCCCGGAATTTGCCGTCGTATCCGCCGTTCAGCGCAGCGAGGCGCTGGGCGCCGTTATACATCGCTATACGCAGGTCGAATCGATCGAACCGGACGGAGATGGCGTTCGCATTGTGGCGAATGGCAAGACGTACAAGGTCGGACAGGTCGTCATCACAACGGGACCGTATACGAAGAAGCTGCTTCCGGAGCAGGCTAGTCCGCTGGTCACCCGCCGGTTGGTCATGAGCTTCTTCGCCACGACGAAGCCGGAGATGTATACGCCGGACAAATTCCCGATCTTTATCCGCCGCAGCAAGCACTTCGATATTTCCGGCAAGCCTACGCTTGAAGGCACGATGGTCAAGGTTATGCTGAACCAGGGCTATGACGAGGTGGACGACCCGCATAACCTGAACCGTCATATCGCAATCGATGATCTTAATCAAATTAATGAAGCTGTACGCGAGCTGCTCCCCGATCTCATTGCGGATCCGATCCGGCTGAACGCTTATATGGATGCTTATTCGCCTGATGAGCATGCTATTATTGGCAGACTGCCGGATATGCCCAGAGCAATCGCGTTGTACGGCTTCTCCGGACACGGGTTCAAGCTCGCGCCTGCCATGGGGAGAATAGCGGCTGATCTGGTCGTGGACGGCGGCACGCCGTTCTCCATCGAACAGTTTTCGCCCGAACGGATACGAAGCGGAAGGTGA
- a CDS encoding EutP/PduV family microcompartment system protein — MVIGSVGAGKSSLIRALLNDDREVAKTQSLLFRDWLIDTPGEYCENPLQYRYLIATSFDTKLLVLVQDATKERGYFPPGFAGGFPVPAIGVITKIDHPSANPAKAERLLRQAMPKGECFAVSSWEGTGIEELRSRIDHLLQSDGRR, encoded by the coding sequence ATGGTAATCGGATCGGTGGGAGCAGGCAAATCGTCATTAATCCGCGCTCTTCTGAACGACGATCGGGAAGTAGCGAAGACGCAGAGCCTGCTGTTTCGGGACTGGCTGATCGACACGCCGGGCGAATACTGCGAGAATCCGCTGCAGTACCGCTATTTGATCGCAACCTCCTTCGATACCAAATTACTGGTGCTGGTGCAAGATGCGACCAAGGAACGGGGATATTTTCCCCCGGGTTTCGCCGGCGGATTTCCCGTGCCGGCTATCGGCGTTATCACGAAGATCGACCATCCATCGGCCAATCCGGCCAAGGCCGAACGGCTGCTCCGGCAGGCGATGCCAAAGGGCGAGTGCTTCGCCGTCTCCTCCTGGGAGGGAACCGGCATCGAGGAGCTGCGAAGCCGGATCGACCATCTGCTGCAGAGCGACGGGAGAAGGTGA
- the murI gene encoding glutamate racemase, with the protein MTIGFFDSGIGGLTVLAEALRRLPAEDFLYMADTLHVPYGTKSKEDVKSFIHEIVATMVGEGIDALVVACNTATSIAVAELREMYSMPIVGMEPAVKPAVEMNRATGKRVLVFATPLTLQQPKYYALVSRVDDGGIVDSLPLPELVEYCEKLQFDRHIMGDYFRSKLEGYDLDQYGIIVLGCTHYPFYTDILREILPPHIQIVDGNVGTVKRLSALLSRYGIAKRHGTGSVRFMCTGGDPAYIDKMHTALALLRQNDTSGTGVS; encoded by the coding sequence ATGACAATCGGTTTTTTTGATTCGGGGATCGGCGGGCTTACGGTTTTGGCGGAAGCGCTCCGCCGGCTTCCTGCTGAGGACTTCCTCTATATGGCGGATACGCTCCATGTCCCCTATGGGACCAAATCGAAGGAAGACGTGAAATCATTCATTCATGAAATTGTAGCCACCATGGTGGGTGAAGGGATCGATGCGCTGGTCGTGGCATGCAATACGGCTACCAGCATCGCTGTAGCGGAATTGAGAGAGATGTACTCGATGCCAATTGTCGGCATGGAGCCCGCAGTGAAGCCGGCGGTGGAGATGAACCGGGCAACGGGCAAGAGAGTGCTGGTGTTCGCAACGCCTTTAACGCTTCAGCAGCCTAAATACTATGCTTTGGTATCCCGCGTCGATGACGGGGGGATCGTGGATTCGCTGCCGCTGCCGGAGCTTGTGGAATATTGCGAGAAACTGCAGTTCGACAGACACATCATGGGCGATTACTTCCGCTCGAAGCTCGAAGGCTATGATTTGGACCAATACGGCATTATCGTGCTGGGCTGCACGCATTATCCGTTCTACACCGACATCCTTCGGGAGATTCTGCCCCCGCATATCCAGATCGTCGACGGAAACGTCGGCACGGTGAAACGGCTGTCTGCGCTGCTGAGCCGTTACGGAATCGCCAAGCGCCATGGCACCGGGAGCGTGAGGTTCATGTGCACCGGCGGAGATCCCGCATATATTGATAAAATGCACACGGCGCTCGCCCTTCTCCGGCAGAACGATACATCCGGAACCGGAGTCAGCTAA
- a CDS encoding BMC domain-containing protein: protein MAEQTALGMVETKGLVGAIEAADAMVKAANVKLIGKEHVGGGIVTVMVRGDVGAVKAATDAGAAAAEKVGELLSVHVIPRPHSDIEGILPRVQA, encoded by the coding sequence ATGGCAGAGCAAACGGCACTAGGTATGGTGGAAACGAAGGGTCTGGTAGGTGCGATCGAGGCAGCCGATGCAATGGTAAAGGCGGCGAACGTCAAGCTGATCGGCAAGGAGCATGTCGGCGGAGGGATCGTCACCGTCATGGTGCGAGGCGATGTAGGCGCGGTCAAAGCAGCGACGGACGCCGGAGCCGCGGCAGCCGAGAAGGTCGGGGAGCTGTTGTCCGTCCATGTGATTCCAAGACCGCATTCCGATATTGAAGGCATTCTGCCGCGCGTTCAGGCGTAA